A genomic segment from Leptolyngbya boryana PCC 6306 encodes:
- a CDS encoding hybrid sensor histidine kinase/response regulator gives MQPEQQQRIMGYFIEEAKDHLNTIEQGLLNLQDTMTDPEMVNEVFRAAHSVKGGAAMLGLNSIQKTAHRLEDYFKTLKETPTIQSDQKLETLLLKVFDTLKEHLEQLQMPTGLDEDEAQAALVTLEPVFSEVESHLAQLERKASAGSSKGTVIQAESVLQDNALLLIFQNDVPAQLREMLQIFRQAETNLDARVRLQEICAGLKGLGEAFGLASWSQLIETASQAIGNSQNAYRDLAPLVITEIKLAQGLVLAGREKEIAPSHALQAMAPATAETAETDLELADFFAIANTESSEELDFSGLDFATTSTDAADDLSLDDMFAASDAETDDLSASNLDEMFDLAVSDSVSASDDLKLDGILDLSALDDLPSEEVLSFDGNGADMGMDELNSLADLFEGETPDLGATWQQEEVIDLEVTSFEANHSESHSFGSMFSEASEEFGSDDLAELLSGEASDLGSALSSEAADEFELPDFSDDITEFGVPPTPIEDQAIDNLGLDELDGLDLVAESNLPVSGFEEAEGSLDNLGELFAGLDDNDLGLAAAGESAVEEALTFDSADLENIFEENPSDGLNLNEFEIEPAEEDVSTNTPAESLEVGSAAVLSPNTWDSLDLEINSDDFLVETEILNGQADAEQLFDENELELGGLEDLELEDLNLGLDDSETLNGQAAASQLLDDSDFGLDGFEEAGLEDLELGLDASEEAGLEDLELGLDASEDAVLNSLFSEGSAEGDSIKDLALESQSSLSEDLQLGELLSESDFNQNGSAASKLDELGFEHEGDLNLDGLDQLGIEEDSLFEATNNFSAPNDVLADLLDFSSDEAELEAELNLESSSSIDAEDALADLLNFSSTEPDFDEELGLADEAPGTSADPLSDLLDFDAELENLNGVAARDEMELLDFATDDLSLESESEESESELHNGSISDADDAVADLLDFSFETGAEEPSASADENLFDLDTLIGSDFSEFADESSAVELESTSDFDLGFSEDLEAFADESPAVELENISDFDLGFSEALVTEPQDDFADLSLDLFGAEVQGQAAEEIQPSLTDDLELGDFESGDGIEPDDLDALLNETESDADADLNSLLGVGIGTAAIATGLGVGMAAMNSQPETPASQDELDELDSLLDSDDELDALLGETSNELDDLDSLLDEPLSNEAAAGENFDDLESLLADAPEVTSPQTSVVASHADDAEFGDLEKMLEEADQTMGGSPANRAAVTPGRRSPRAAKGFSEQTMRVPIKHLDNLSNLVGELVVNRNSLEQDQERLRQSLDNLLYQVQQLSDVGQRMQDLYERSLLESSLLASRQNHRVPFGGSERNGGNGHSTGVEYDPLEMDRFTGFHSLSQEMIELIVRVRESSSDIEFIVDEADQVTRMFRQVTTQLQEGLTRSRMVPFAQTADRLPRAVRDIAMKCGKQAELVIEGRDTLIDKMILEHLYDPMTHLVNNAITHGIEDPEVRRAAGKSPTGRITIRAFHQGNQTVISVSDDGAGVDVERVRSKAIEKGLITAAEAKNASRLDIYDLLFHPGFSTKDQADDFSGRGVGMDVVRTSLSEIRGAISTDSGQGKGTTFTIRLPLTLSISKALCCISDRARIAFPMDGVEDMLDLPKERLQTDAEGNPCISWRDTLLPVRPLKDLLGYNRHLSRGNVYGGNQEDDMVSIVILRSAGNYLALQVDQVLGEQEIVIKQLEGPVPKPIGVAGATVLGDGRIMPIADVLELIDLSVGRIRRDAGSMWEQGAGQPVVETVAKTEPMVLIVDDSITVRELLSMTFNKVGYRVEQARDGQEAWEKLRSGLPCDIVFCDIEMPRMDGLELLSRIQKDPNLANLPIAMLTSRGADRHRQMAASLGASGYFTKPYLEEALLDAAQRMLKGEVLISANHSGNS, from the coding sequence ATGCAGCCGGAACAACAGCAGCGAATCATGGGCTACTTTATTGAGGAGGCAAAAGACCATCTCAATACGATCGAGCAGGGTTTGCTGAATCTGCAAGACACCATGACAGACCCAGAAATGGTAAATGAGGTCTTCCGAGCGGCACACTCGGTGAAAGGTGGTGCGGCGATGTTGGGCTTGAACAGCATTCAGAAGACCGCCCATCGGTTGGAGGATTACTTCAAAACCTTGAAGGAAACGCCCACAATTCAATCTGATCAAAAGCTAGAGACGCTCTTGTTAAAGGTGTTTGATACGCTAAAAGAGCATTTAGAACAACTGCAAATGCCGACTGGGTTGGATGAGGATGAGGCACAAGCAGCGCTGGTCACGTTGGAACCTGTCTTTTCGGAAGTTGAATCACATCTAGCGCAATTAGAACGCAAGGCATCTGCAGGTTCAAGTAAGGGAACGGTGATTCAAGCTGAGAGTGTTTTGCAAGATAATGCTCTACTGTTGATTTTCCAAAACGATGTTCCAGCGCAATTGCGGGAAATGCTGCAAATCTTCCGGCAAGCAGAGACAAATCTGGATGCACGAGTTCGCTTACAGGAAATTTGTGCGGGCTTGAAAGGACTTGGAGAAGCATTTGGATTGGCGAGCTGGAGTCAGCTGATTGAAACAGCCAGTCAAGCGATCGGTAATTCTCAGAATGCATACCGAGACCTGGCACCACTTGTGATTACTGAGATCAAGTTGGCACAGGGACTGGTGTTAGCAGGACGAGAAAAAGAGATTGCACCGAGCCATGCTTTACAGGCAATGGCTCCGGCTACGGCTGAAACGGCTGAAACAGATCTAGAATTGGCAGACTTCTTTGCGATCGCCAACACAGAGAGTTCAGAAGAGCTAGACTTCTCTGGCTTAGATTTTGCAACAACCTCTACGGATGCTGCGGATGATCTGAGCTTGGATGATATGTTTGCTGCATCAGATGCGGAAACAGATGACTTGAGCGCATCGAATCTGGATGAAATGTTCGATCTAGCAGTATCTGATAGTGTAAGTGCCTCGGATGATCTGAAGTTAGATGGCATATTGGATTTATCAGCGTTAGATGATCTCCCATCTGAAGAAGTTCTTTCTTTCGATGGCAATGGCGCTGATATGGGAATGGACGAACTCAATAGTCTTGCTGACCTATTTGAAGGTGAAACGCCGGATCTGGGAGCAACTTGGCAGCAGGAAGAAGTCATTGATCTAGAAGTAACTTCTTTTGAGGCGAATCATTCGGAAAGTCATAGTTTTGGCAGTATGTTCTCTGAAGCATCTGAAGAGTTCGGTTCAGATGATTTAGCAGAACTGTTGAGTGGAGAAGCGTCAGATTTAGGAAGTGCTCTATCATCTGAGGCGGCTGATGAGTTTGAATTGCCTGATTTTTCTGACGATATTACTGAATTTGGAGTGCCTCCTACGCCGATCGAAGATCAAGCCATCGATAATCTAGGTTTGGATGAGCTAGACGGCTTGGATTTAGTAGCAGAGAGTAATTTACCTGTGAGTGGGTTTGAAGAAGCTGAAGGCTCTTTAGACAACCTAGGTGAGCTATTTGCAGGACTAGACGATAATGATTTAGGATTGGCTGCTGCAGGCGAATCTGCTGTAGAAGAAGCGCTTACATTCGATTCTGCTGATTTAGAAAATATCTTTGAAGAAAATCCGTCTGATGGACTGAATCTTAACGAATTTGAGATTGAACCTGCTGAAGAAGATGTCTCAACGAATACACCTGCTGAATCTCTGGAAGTAGGTTCAGCAGCAGTGCTATCACCTAATACGTGGGATAGTTTGGATCTAGAGATAAATTCCGACGATTTTCTGGTTGAAACCGAAATTCTCAATGGTCAAGCTGATGCAGAGCAGCTTTTCGATGAGAACGAGTTGGAACTAGGTGGGCTTGAAGATTTAGAACTTGAAGATCTGAATTTGGGACTAGATGACTCAGAAACTCTCAATGGTCAAGCCGCTGCTTCACAGCTTCTTGATGACTCAGATTTCGGGCTTGATGGCTTTGAAGAGGCGGGATTAGAAGATTTAGAATTGGGACTAGATGCTTCGGAAGAGGCGGGATTAGAAGATTTAGAATTGGGACTAGATGCTTCGGAAGACGCTGTTCTTAATTCTCTCTTTTCTGAAGGATCAGCAGAGGGAGACTCGATCAAGGATTTGGCACTCGAATCACAGTCATCTCTGTCTGAAGATTTACAGTTGGGTGAATTGCTCAGTGAATCAGACTTCAACCAAAACGGTTCAGCTGCTTCTAAATTGGATGAGTTAGGTTTTGAGCATGAGGGCGATCTGAATCTTGATGGATTGGATCAGCTTGGCATTGAAGAAGATAGTCTCTTTGAAGCAACGAACAACTTTTCTGCACCCAACGATGTACTTGCAGATCTCTTAGATTTCTCTTCAGATGAGGCTGAGCTAGAAGCGGAACTTAATCTTGAGAGTTCATCGTCGATCGATGCAGAGGATGCTCTTGCCGATTTGTTAAATTTCTCAAGCACAGAGCCAGATTTTGATGAAGAATTAGGACTTGCCGATGAAGCCCCAGGAACATCAGCAGATCCTCTTTCTGATCTGCTTGACTTCGATGCTGAGCTAGAAAATCTCAACGGCGTAGCGGCAAGAGATGAGATGGAACTGCTTGACTTTGCAACAGATGATTTATCTCTAGAGTCTGAATCAGAAGAGTCTGAATCAGAGTTACACAACGGTTCCATTTCAGATGCAGACGATGCAGTTGCAGATTTACTTGACTTTTCATTTGAAACTGGTGCTGAAGAACCTTCTGCATCCGCTGATGAAAATCTGTTTGATTTGGATACACTGATTGGTTCTGACTTCTCTGAATTCGCTGATGAATCTTCAGCAGTCGAATTAGAGAGCACTTCAGATTTTGACTTGGGATTTAGTGAAGATTTAGAGGCATTCGCTGATGAATCTCCGGCAGTCGAGTTAGAAAATATTTCGGACTTTGACTTGGGATTTAGTGAAGCTTTAGTGACTGAGCCTCAAGATGATTTTGCCGACCTCAGTTTGGATTTATTCGGGGCAGAGGTACAGGGTCAAGCAGCAGAGGAAATTCAGCCAAGTCTGACAGATGATCTGGAGTTGGGCGATTTTGAGTCTGGAGATGGAATTGAACCTGATGATCTAGATGCATTGTTGAACGAAACAGAGAGCGATGCAGATGCTGACTTAAATTCGCTGTTGGGAGTTGGAATTGGAACCGCCGCGATCGCAACGGGGTTAGGGGTTGGCATGGCTGCGATGAACTCTCAGCCCGAAACGCCAGCATCACAAGACGAATTAGATGAACTTGATAGTCTGTTAGACTCAGATGATGAGCTGGATGCGTTGTTAGGTGAAACATCGAATGAGCTTGATGATCTTGACTCGCTCTTAGATGAGCCTTTATCGAACGAAGCTGCAGCAGGAGAGAATTTTGATGATCTCGAATCTCTACTCGCAGATGCACCAGAAGTGACCTCTCCGCAAACTAGCGTTGTTGCAAGTCATGCAGATGATGCAGAATTCGGCGACTTGGAGAAAATGCTTGAAGAAGCTGACCAAACGATGGGCGGTTCTCCAGCGAATCGGGCAGCAGTAACTCCAGGGCGGCGTTCTCCTCGTGCTGCAAAAGGCTTTAGTGAGCAAACGATGCGGGTTCCAATCAAGCATCTTGATAACCTGAGCAATTTGGTTGGGGAACTCGTTGTTAATCGAAACAGCTTGGAGCAAGACCAAGAACGTTTGCGGCAATCGCTGGATAATTTGTTGTACCAGGTGCAGCAATTAAGTGATGTTGGTCAACGGATGCAGGACTTGTATGAGCGATCGCTGCTTGAGAGTTCACTGCTTGCAAGTCGTCAAAATCATCGCGTTCCCTTTGGTGGTTCAGAACGCAATGGCGGCAATGGACATTCGACAGGGGTTGAGTATGACCCATTAGAAATGGATCGCTTCACCGGATTTCACTCGCTCTCGCAAGAGATGATTGAGTTAATCGTGAGAGTTCGAGAGTCTTCTTCTGACATCGAGTTTATTGTCGATGAAGCAGATCAAGTGACTCGAATGTTCCGGCAGGTGACGACCCAGTTACAAGAAGGATTAACACGATCGCGAATGGTTCCGTTTGCTCAAACGGCGGATCGGTTGCCTCGTGCGGTTCGAGATATCGCGATGAAGTGTGGAAAGCAAGCTGAGCTTGTAATTGAAGGGCGCGATACCTTGATTGACAAAATGATTCTGGAGCATTTATATGACCCAATGACTCATTTGGTGAACAACGCAATCACCCACGGTATCGAAGATCCTGAAGTTCGTCGTGCAGCAGGAAAGTCGCCGACAGGCCGGATTACGATTCGGGCATTCCACCAAGGAAATCAGACGGTGATTTCTGTGTCTGATGACGGAGCAGGGGTAGACGTGGAACGGGTCAGATCGAAAGCGATCGAGAAAGGTTTGATCACTGCCGCAGAAGCGAAGAATGCTTCTCGTTTGGACATCTATGATCTGCTCTTCCATCCAGGCTTTAGTACGAAAGATCAAGCAGATGATTTCTCAGGTCGTGGCGTTGGGATGGATGTGGTGCGCACCAGTCTCAGTGAGATTCGGGGTGCGATTAGTACAGATTCGGGGCAAGGCAAAGGCACGACCTTTACGATTCGCTTACCGCTAACGTTGAGTATTTCTAAAGCGCTCTGTTGTATTAGCGATCGCGCTCGGATTGCATTCCCAATGGATGGGGTCGAAGATATGCTCGATCTCCCGAAAGAGCGGCTTCAAACGGACGCAGAAGGGAATCCCTGTATCAGCTGGCGTGATACATTGCTGCCGGTAAGACCCTTGAAAGATTTGCTGGGATATAACCGTCATCTTAGCCGTGGTAATGTATACGGCGGAAATCAGGAAGACGATATGGTTTCGATCGTCATTTTGAGAAGTGCCGGAAATTATTTGGCACTGCAAGTCGATCAGGTGTTGGGTGAGCAAGAAATTGTAATCAAGCAGCTTGAAGGTCCTGTACCTAAGCCGATTGGAGTTGCGGGTGCGACTGTGCTTGGGGATGGGCGGATTATGCCGATTGCGGATGTCTTGGAACTGATTGACTTATCTGTAGGTCGAATTCGTCGCGATGCTGGCTCCATGTGGGAGCAGGGAGCGGGTCAGCCTGTTGTTGAGACAGTTGCGAAGACTGAGCCGATGGTGCTGATTGTCGATGACTCGATTACGGTACGTGAGTTATTGTCGATGACATTTAATAAAGTCGGATATCGGGTGGAACAAGCCCGCGACGGTCAGGAAGCGTGGGAAAAACTCAGATCAGGGTTGCCGTGCGATATTGTATTCTGCGATATCGAAATGCCGCGAATGGACGGATTAGAGTTGCTGTCTCGGATTCAAAAAGATCCGAACTTGGCGAATTTGCCAATCGCAATGCTCACCTCGCGTGGTGCAGACCGACATCGCCAAATGGCAGCATCTCTGGGCGCAAGTGGCTATTTTACAAAGCCTTACCTGGAAGAAGCACTGCTGGATGCGGCGCAGCGGATGTTAAAAGGAGAAGTTTTAATTTCTGCTAATCATTCTGGGAACAGTTAG
- a CDS encoding methyl-accepting chemotaxis protein, with product MARGNEFAQEYQQAERAYMQGKYEEAAGIVDRLVDNYPQDPSARLLRGHIYCYGLQKYDVAQEQYQSVLDLTSDPEFVDYANSGLAYAGQFSDSSADSFADTSLETDYSGFDESAYLSQESANSLDDFAFDDDFKATTEESSSFGNPFGAQHNGDGSKVGASIGLDDPFAVSASSDAPFSMQDESVVSQDFSNALDDFDQVFASDDEPSHGSMSTVSTDPGMSQGDMAVPISRVTSRDTSEETLFMAAPGFYDEQAAAAFEMPTEQNKFAPIYDEPQNGSRNHPVSTPGNQSNVDFLDDFEDFDDLGNLSDFDLSEDSAGFTSPSIGSAFGFNSNMSAASDSAEVDFGQGSDFAPSNRDGSAFQDDELFSMSSTTEQVPSFTTQLDVPSSEPTPTVEQGWLAPLENASFATKQLIAAGAAGIVSAVAVAVVSFVASNQAAQNNNGAVVSQLRTTGIVMALASGVCGGGAAFAVGQMTARHMKRSTDDLKAQFDSVCQGNLQARATVFAEDELGQLSTNFNQMTRVILTTTSEAQRKAEEQEQAKEDLQRQVIRLLDDVEGAARGDLTVQAEVTADVLGAVADSFNLTIQNLREIVQQVKQAARQVSKGSTENEMFARSLSSDALRQAEELAVTLNSVQVMTNSIQRVAESAREAEEVARTASSTALKGGEAVERTVAGILEIRETVAETTRKVKRLAESSQEISKIVALISQIASRTNLLALNASIEAARAGEAGRGFAIVADEVRQLADRAAKASKEIEQIVLQIQGETGSVMTAMEEGTQQVIEGTRLAEQAKRSLEDIIQVSSVIDTLVRSITADTVEQTETSRNVAQVMQSVELTAQETSQEAQRVSGSLQNLVGVARDLLTSVERFRVETVDRK from the coding sequence ATGGCACGAGGAAATGAATTCGCTCAAGAATATCAGCAGGCAGAGCGCGCCTATATGCAGGGCAAGTATGAAGAAGCGGCTGGCATCGTCGATCGCTTAGTTGATAATTATCCTCAAGATCCTAGTGCTCGACTCTTACGGGGTCACATCTACTGCTATGGCTTACAAAAGTATGATGTGGCGCAAGAGCAATACCAGTCTGTTCTCGATCTCACCTCTGATCCAGAATTTGTTGATTACGCGAATAGTGGTCTGGCTTATGCGGGTCAATTTTCAGATAGCTCTGCCGATAGCTTTGCAGATACCAGTCTAGAAACAGATTATTCAGGATTTGACGAATCTGCTTATCTATCACAAGAATCTGCAAATTCACTGGATGACTTCGCATTCGATGACGATTTCAAAGCAACTACAGAAGAATCGTCGTCTTTTGGAAATCCCTTTGGCGCACAGCACAACGGTGATGGTTCAAAAGTTGGAGCTTCGATCGGGTTAGATGATCCGTTTGCAGTTTCAGCTTCATCGGATGCGCCGTTCTCAATGCAGGACGAATCCGTAGTGAGCCAAGACTTCTCGAATGCACTGGATGATTTTGATCAAGTCTTTGCCTCAGATGATGAGCCTTCGCACGGCAGCATGTCTACAGTTTCAACTGATCCAGGCATGTCCCAGGGAGACATGGCTGTTCCAATCAGTCGCGTTACAAGTCGGGATACCAGTGAAGAAACTTTGTTTATGGCGGCTCCGGGCTTCTATGATGAGCAAGCTGCAGCTGCATTCGAGATGCCAACTGAGCAGAACAAATTTGCGCCGATCTACGATGAGCCGCAAAACGGCAGTCGAAATCATCCGGTCTCAACGCCAGGCAATCAAAGCAATGTTGATTTCCTAGACGATTTTGAAGACTTTGATGATCTGGGAAATCTTTCAGATTTTGATCTATCTGAGGATTCAGCCGGATTTACCAGTCCTTCGATTGGAAGTGCGTTTGGATTCAATTCAAATATGTCCGCTGCTTCGGACAGCGCTGAAGTTGATTTTGGGCAAGGTTCGGATTTTGCACCTTCTAATAGAGATGGTTCAGCCTTCCAGGATGATGAACTTTTCAGCATGTCCAGCACAACTGAACAGGTCCCAAGTTTTACGACTCAATTAGATGTTCCAAGTTCAGAACCGACTCCGACTGTTGAACAAGGTTGGTTAGCTCCACTTGAGAATGCTTCATTCGCAACTAAGCAGTTGATTGCTGCTGGAGCTGCTGGGATTGTCTCAGCAGTAGCGGTTGCAGTGGTTAGCTTTGTCGCTTCCAATCAGGCGGCTCAAAACAATAATGGAGCTGTTGTTTCTCAGCTGCGCACAACTGGGATTGTGATGGCTCTGGCGAGTGGTGTTTGCGGTGGTGGTGCAGCATTTGCGGTCGGTCAAATGACTGCTCGGCATATGAAGCGATCGACCGATGACCTCAAAGCCCAATTTGATTCGGTCTGTCAGGGCAATCTTCAAGCACGGGCTACTGTTTTTGCAGAAGATGAGCTTGGTCAACTCTCGACCAACTTTAACCAAATGACTCGTGTGATTCTGACTACGACCAGCGAGGCGCAACGTAAGGCAGAAGAACAAGAGCAAGCGAAAGAAGATTTACAGCGCCAGGTGATTCGCTTACTCGATGATGTAGAAGGTGCGGCTCGCGGTGATTTGACGGTACAAGCAGAGGTTACTGCTGACGTCCTTGGAGCGGTTGCTGACTCATTCAACTTAACCATTCAGAACCTGCGTGAAATCGTTCAACAGGTAAAACAAGCTGCACGTCAGGTCAGTAAGGGTTCCACGGAAAATGAGATGTTCGCTCGCAGTTTGTCTTCTGACGCATTGCGTCAAGCTGAAGAACTCGCGGTAACCCTGAACTCTGTACAGGTGATGACCAACTCAATTCAGCGTGTAGCAGAGAGCGCTCGTGAAGCCGAAGAAGTCGCAAGAACTGCGTCTTCGACTGCCTTGAAGGGCGGTGAAGCGGTAGAACGTACTGTGGCTGGTATTCTCGAAATTCGAGAAACAGTGGCAGAAACGACGCGTAAAGTTAAACGACTCGCGGAATCTTCGCAAGAGATTTCTAAGATTGTTGCCTTAATTTCGCAGATTGCGTCTCGAACCAATCTTCTTGCATTGAACGCCAGTATTGAGGCAGCAAGAGCAGGAGAAGCAGGACGAGGATTTGCAATCGTTGCAGATGAAGTTCGACAGTTAGCAGACCGAGCCGCAAAAGCGTCGAAAGAGATTGAACAAATCGTATTACAGATTCAAGGTGAAACTGGATCAGTAATGACCGCGATGGAAGAAGGAACTCAACAAGTTATCGAGGGAACCCGGCTCGCTGAACAAGCGAAGCGCTCACTCGAAGACATTATTCAAGTATCGAGCGTCATTGACACACTTGTGAGATCAATTACCGCCGATACGGTTGAGCAGACCGAAACTTCACGGAATGTCGCTCAAGTGATGCAATCCGTGGAATTGACTGCACAAGAGACTTCGCAAGAAGCTCAACGCGTGTCAGGGTCACTGCAAAACCTAGTAGGGGTTGCGCGTGACTTGCTAACGTCGGTAGAACGATTCCGGGTAGAAACTGTTGATCGGAAGTAA
- a CDS encoding chemotaxis protein CheW, with the protein MVGSPDFLTGRGQDQAPEFQELESPEGELHLRFYTPSGAEFALPATGIREVLSPSPDRITPVPNVSPLLLGTLNVRGRVVWVADLGQFLGDAASLNTDRPEISVIAIEDQDIMLGLAVDRILGMEWLDIENVQATTAAPDSVAPFLRGEWVLGQDGSQCLRLLDQVAILRSARWAA; encoded by the coding sequence ATGGTGGGAAGTCCAGATTTCTTAACAGGAAGAGGGCAGGATCAAGCGCCCGAATTTCAGGAGTTAGAAAGCCCCGAAGGTGAGTTGCATTTGCGATTTTACACACCCTCTGGAGCTGAGTTTGCGTTACCTGCCACTGGAATTCGAGAAGTCCTTTCTCCATCCCCAGACCGGATTACGCCTGTTCCGAACGTTTCGCCGCTTCTGCTTGGCACACTCAATGTTCGAGGGCGTGTCGTTTGGGTGGCAGATTTGGGTCAATTCTTGGGCGATGCGGCTTCCCTCAACACCGATCGCCCAGAGATTTCGGTGATTGCGATTGAAGATCAAGACATTATGTTAGGGCTAGCGGTTGATCGGATTCTAGGAATGGAATGGCTCGATATCGAGAATGTCCAAGCGACGACGGCGGCTCCCGATAGTGTTGCACCCTTCTTGCGCGGAGAGTGGGTACTCGGTCAAGATGGGAGCCAATGTTTGCGCCTGCTCGATCAGGTGGCGATTTTGCGATCAGCGAGGTGGGCAGCATGA
- a CDS encoding response regulator transcription factor, whose translation MSTVLVVEDSVTQREMITDLLKGSGIEVTIATDGVEALEHIQGHCPDLVVLDIVMPRMNGYEVCRRLKADPKTQKVPVVMCSSKGEEFDRYWGMKQGADAYIAKPFQPTELVGTVKQLLRG comes from the coding sequence ATGAGTACAGTTTTAGTCGTGGAAGATAGTGTCACCCAAAGAGAGATGATCACTGATCTGCTTAAGGGAAGTGGCATTGAGGTGACGATCGCGACCGATGGCGTTGAAGCCTTGGAACACATTCAAGGGCATTGTCCTGATCTTGTGGTTTTGGATATTGTCATGCCTCGAATGAATGGCTATGAGGTTTGCCGTCGGCTCAAAGCCGATCCCAAAACTCAGAAAGTGCCAGTCGTGATGTGTTCGTCCAAAGGAGAAGAGTTCGATCGCTATTGGGGCATGAAGCAGGGGGCAGATGCCTATATTGCTAAGCCCTTTCAGCCCACTGAACTCGTCGGTACAGTCAAACAATTGTTGCGCGGTTAG
- a CDS encoding response regulator: MQGQLSEIDIRSILQLIELGQRTGELFVEAYSPSGVVHRRSRNHPSWFVFFLNGQIVYAGETESDLSRLRDYLHRYRAETTIDQIPASSIATFNTPEYGCLWALLENHLVTPAQGRSIIQGMVRETLFDLLSLHQGSFIFELGNALTPQLLTMEIAPLARNALKQVQEWKQLHPYLHTPDQCPIIVDREQLSAALPKATYQLLDRYTDGQTSIRQIARYLNRDISAVARAIYPYVQRGWLQLNAVHPSVHSTSRTPLELGLNAKAPKVLCIDDSSTVCKAVELMLDRNGYDISTIENPLTALSLVFQIKPDLILCDIAMPELDGYELCAMLRQSTAFRQTPILMLTGKDGFIDRVRARMVGATDYLTKPFGEHEILMLLEKYVGVGHPEILTTTQQVLDALEAELNLNAS; this comes from the coding sequence ATGCAAGGTCAACTCAGCGAAATTGACATTAGGAGTATCCTGCAACTGATCGAACTGGGTCAGCGCACAGGAGAATTGTTCGTTGAAGCGTACTCACCTTCTGGTGTCGTGCATCGTCGATCGCGCAATCACCCCTCTTGGTTTGTCTTTTTCCTGAATGGTCAAATTGTCTATGCAGGGGAAACCGAATCAGATCTGTCTCGCTTAAGAGATTACTTGCATCGGTATCGGGCTGAAACTACGATCGACCAAATTCCTGCTTCGTCGATCGCGACTTTCAATACGCCAGAATACGGCTGCTTGTGGGCGTTACTCGAAAATCATCTCGTGACACCCGCTCAAGGACGCAGCATTATTCAAGGCATGGTGCGTGAGACATTATTTGATCTGCTGAGTTTACATCAAGGCTCTTTTATTTTTGAGCTAGGAAACGCCCTGACTCCGCAGCTATTGACGATGGAAATTGCACCCTTGGCGAGAAATGCGTTGAAGCAAGTCCAAGAGTGGAAACAGCTTCATCCGTATTTACATACTCCCGACCAATGTCCCATCATTGTCGATCGAGAGCAGTTATCCGCAGCTTTACCGAAAGCCACTTATCAACTGCTCGATCGCTATACCGATGGACAAACCTCAATTCGGCAGATCGCGCGTTATTTAAACCGTGATATTTCTGCCGTCGCGAGGGCAATCTATCCGTATGTTCAGCGCGGTTGGCTACAACTCAACGCCGTTCATCCTTCGGTGCATTCTACTTCTCGCACTCCTTTAGAATTGGGACTCAATGCTAAGGCTCCAAAAGTCCTTTGTATTGATGACAGTTCAACCGTGTGCAAGGCAGTAGAATTAATGCTGGATCGCAACGGGTACGATATCAGTACGATCGAGAATCCACTGACTGCACTGAGTCTTGTCTTTCAAATTAAACCGGATTTGATCCTCTGCGATATTGCGATGCCAGAACTCGATGGCTACGAACTTTGTGCCATGTTGCGACAATCCACAGCATTTCGGCAGACTCCAATTTTGATGCTGACTGGGAAAGATGGATTCATCGATCGTGTCCGAGCACGCATGGTTGGAGCTACAGACTATTTAACGAAACCTTTTGGAGAGCATGAGATTTTGATGTTATTAGAAAAATATGTTGGGGTTGGACATCCTGAAATCCTGACAACCACACAGCAAGTTTTAGATGCGTTAGAGGCGGAATTAAATTTAAATGCCTCGTAA